The genomic segment AAGATAAGCATCGTTACAGAGCATCTCCCGCATAAATGTTGCCCAGGGGATAAAAAAACGCATGACATGACAACACATCAGGTCTAAGTGATCTAAATCCTAAGCAGCCGCTACAACCAAGCAAACAACCATCGTTCCTTTATTAATGGCCGGTTTCAGTGATCTAAATCCTAAGCAGCCGCTACAACTGGCTACAATAGCTACCGTTACCAATCGTGGCCGGTTTCAGTAACCTAAGTTCTAAGCAGCCGCTACAACCTTTAATTGCGATGTGTCTTGTTCTTGGCTCCCAGAGTTTCAGTAACCTAAGTTCTAAGCAGCCGCTACAACTTCAAAATTTCTTGGGACATTCGGAAACCAAGAAAGTTTCAGTAACCTAAGTTCTAAGCAGCCGCTATAACATAGTCACCTTGTAACTAAGTTACTTAGTCACTGTATGGTTTCAGTAACCTAAGTTCTAAGTAGCCGCTACAACTTAGAATAACCTAACAAACCATCAGGGTAATCTCCTTTCCCGTAAAGATAACCACTTTTCGTCGAAAATACATGATAACTTAGTTTTTATAGTAAGATGTTTAACCCCAACGGGGTATTAATCAGACGCTTCATGGATTGCTATAATACTCCATGCCCCACGGGCAAGCGCTTACTTGGAAATTTGGAACTGGAAAAAAGAAACTTGAAATTTGAAATTTGAAACTGGAAAAAAGAAACTTGAAATTTGAAATTTGAAACTTGGAAACCACTAACCAAGAACCACTAACCACTAACCAATAACCACTAACCAATAACCACTAACCAATAACCAATAACAAGAACCTTTATTCAATCCCTGCAACATGCTTCATGAACTGAACACGTTCAAAAGCTGCCGGATTTTTTGCTTCTTTATAACTCAGCTTACCGATGAAATCTGCAGTATTTACAAACTGATGCTTTTCCATCCATTGTTCGATGTCTTTTAACATCACACCGATCTGCTCAAAGCCTTTCTGGTACAGAACGCTGGCAATCTGAACAGCCTTTGCACCAGCCAGGAGTTGTTTGATGACGGCTTCTCCGTCGTGGATGCCGGTTGAGGCAGCAATATCGCATTGAATTTTGTCGGACAGCAAGGCAACCCATCTTAAGGTAAGAGACATTTCGGCCGGGGTGCTGAAAACGTGACTTGGAGTTACTTCAAACTTATCGATATCAAAATCCGGCGCAAAGAAACGGTTGAAAAGGACCAGCCCTGAAATACCAGTCCAGGACAACTGCAGGGCCATATTCGTCAATCCTGAAAAATAATAACTAATCTTGGCTGCAATCGGAATTTTAACCTGTTTCATAACCGACTGGAGAATGTCGAA from the Bacteroidales bacterium genome contains:
- a CDS encoding dihydroorotate dehydrogenase-like protein → MADLSTSYMGLKLRNPIIAGSSGLTNSIDDLQKLYNNGAGAIVLKSLFEEQINFAINKTFNQSENNYSYPEALDYISHYTRENDLENYIKLIRDAKSKLDIPVIGSINCVSSSEWVSFAKNIQEAGADALELNIFILPSDPRRKAEQHEQIYFDILQSVMKQVKIPIAAKISYYFSGLTNMALQLSWTGISGLVLFNRFFAPDFDIDKFEVTPSHVFSTPAEMSLTLRWVALLSDKIQCDIAASTGIHDGEAVIKQLLAGAKAVQIASVLYQKGFEQIGVMLKDIEQWMEKHQFVNTADFIGKLSYKEAKNPAAFERVQFMKHVAGIE